The Podospora pseudopauciseta strain CBS 411.78 chromosome 2 map unlocalized CBS411.78m_2, whole genome shotgun sequence genome has a window encoding:
- a CDS encoding uncharacterized protein (EggNog:ENOG503Q35M; COG:O) — protein sequence MSKVSKATAAKTRLLGEMKTLRQEKWIHFDDNEDINIMKWRFALMVINSDSVFNGAYLQAEMSFSEDYPYSPPKFRFLNPITHPNVYPDGQLCISILHTPGEDVMSGESASERWTPLHGVESVLRSVLLLLDDPEIGSPANVDAGVMYRDRREEYNRKAKETVEYSKTKVPEGFEMPRSFESAPPPKMENDDGFWQESDEDFDFGGSDTGDEEMEDFEGDEDDEEGDGEEEGSDDDGSEDEVASGAGTKKR from the exons ATGTCCAAAGTGAGCAAGGCCACGGCCGCGAAGACGCGGCTCctgggggagatgaagacCTTGCGACAGGAGAAGTGGATTCATTTTGACGAT AACGAAGACATTAACATCATGAAATGGAGGTTCGCCCTCATGGTGATCAACTCCGACTCGGTTTTCAACGGCGCCTACCTCCAGGCCGAGATGTCGTTTAGCGAAGATTACCCTTACTCCCCGCCCAAGTTCCGTTTCCTGAACCCGATCACCCACCCCAACGTGTACCCCGACGGCCAGCTCTGCATCTCGATCTTGCACACGCCCGGGGAGGATGTCATGTCCGGCGAGTCGGCGTCGGAGCGGTGGACACCGCTGCATGGTGTGGAGAGTGTGTTGAGAtcggtgttgctgctgctggacgATCCCGAGATTGGCTCCCCCGCTAATGTCGACGCGGGAGTCATGTATCGGGATCGGAGGGAGGAGTATAACAGGAAGGCGAAGGAGACGGTGGAGTACTCCAAGACAAAGGTGCCCGAGGGGTTTGAGATGCCGAGGAGCTTTGAGAgtgcgccgccgccgaagatGGAGAATGATGACGGTTTTTGGCAAGAAAGCGATGAGGATTTTGATTTTGGAGGGAGTGATACCGGcgacgaggagatggaggattttgagggtgatgaggatgatgaagagggggatggggaagaggagggcagtgatgatgatggcagtgaggatgaggttgctTCTGGCGCGGGGACCAAGAAGCGGTGA